A section of the Pirellulales bacterium genome encodes:
- a CDS encoding CDGSH iron-sulfur domain-containing protein, with product MPITIRLRPNGPLVIEGEFRLIDHEGNEFTLPTHKPVVALCRCGQSQNKPFCDGTHKQCDFAAVELAIKPASDAPPATT from the coding sequence ATGCCTATTACCATCCGCCTACGCCCAAACGGCCCATTGGTGATCGAAGGTGAGTTTCGCCTGATCGATCACGAAGGCAACGAGTTCACGCTTCCCACCCATAAGCCTGTCGTCGCGTTATGCCGCTGCGGCCAATCGCAAAATAAGCCCTTCTGCGATGGTACCCATAAGCAGTGCGATTTTGCGGCGGTCGAATTGGCGATCAAGCCGGCCAGCGATGCGCCTCCCGCGACGACTTAA